The genomic segment ATGTTTTGGAGTAAGGTGGCTCGACCGCCCTTTCTCTAGCTGCATCTAGGGGGGACAATGAGTCTGTTCGACTCCTTATCAACCATGGGGCGGATATTAACACAAGAGATAATCTCCATTTGGCAGTCCTTTGCATGGCGGCGTCTTCTGGGCATACTGAGACCGTAAAACTTCTTATCGAGATGGGTGCTGACGTCAATACAAAAAACTATCGTATTGATTGCGTTTCCGCTCTCATGTATGCAGCTCAGGATGGACATATCGAGACAGTAAAGTTGCTCATCGAGAAAGGCGCAGATGTCAATGCGGAGGATTGTGATCAACGAACTGCACTCATTT from the bacterium genome contains:
- a CDS encoding ankyrin repeat domain-containing protein; its protein translation is MYAAQDGHIETVKLLIEKGADVNAEDCDQRTALIWATKYKHTKIVNLLLQAGARR